A genomic segment from Saprospiraceae bacterium encodes:
- a CDS encoding response regulator transcription factor has translation MKKILTVEDDRNIQELFNIHLTDMGCRIDVAFDGREGLDKALSNEYDMIILDIMLPQMDGMEVCRRIRAAGVQTPILMLTSKAEEIDKVLGLELGADDYMTKPFGIREFQARVKALLRRVDQWKALAKKNEGLPTVLQFGELEIDLDKRKVSIQHQRVDLSPKEFELLSLLASTPGKSYDRNKILNLVWGYDFDGYEHTVNSHINRLRGKIEPNLQAPTYILTTWGVGYRFNEELVSVA, from the coding sequence ATGAAAAAGATCTTAACCGTCGAAGATGATCGGAACATCCAGGAGCTTTTTAATATTCACCTAACGGATATGGGATGTAGAATTGATGTGGCCTTTGATGGAAGGGAAGGACTTGATAAGGCACTGTCTAATGAATACGACATGATCATTTTAGATATTATGCTGCCGCAAATGGATGGCATGGAAGTCTGTCGGCGCATAAGGGCCGCAGGAGTACAAACACCGATTTTAATGCTGACTTCCAAAGCGGAAGAAATTGATAAGGTCCTCGGTTTGGAATTGGGGGCGGATGATTATATGACCAAACCATTTGGGATTCGAGAGTTCCAGGCAAGGGTAAAGGCATTGCTCAGACGAGTGGATCAATGGAAGGCCCTTGCCAAGAAAAATGAAGGTCTTCCGACTGTCCTTCAGTTTGGAGAATTGGAAATTGACCTTGATAAAAGAAAAGTGTCCATCCAACACCAAAGGGTAGATTTGTCGCCTAAAGAATTTGAATTGCTTTCACTTTTAGCCTCTACGCCGGGCAAAAGCTATGACCGGAATAAAATTCTAAACCTGGTCTGGGGCTATGATTTTGATGGTTACGAACATACGGTGAATTCACATATCAATCGCCTAAGAGGAAAAATTGAGCCCAATCTTCAAGCCCCCACCTATATTCTTACCACTTGGGGCGTGGGCTACCGCTTTAATGAGGAATTGGTCTCTGTTGCTTAA